The Acidicapsa acidisoli genome window below encodes:
- a CDS encoding YncE family protein: MKYLTNLEVCKDCMRLSFGLRSLILPLLALVVLMNWGLLALSQHRANPEVPIVGLINPQATVFNAVTGKVYTVDQDAGEILISNDAANSTIRVKVGVGPVSVAVDSQNGRAYVANADGGTVSVIDGRTDIVLATVQVGSHPYSIACDSVGQRVYVSRTYSDHLMVIDEATNQVTSIKTGSADLIAVDPRTETTYLLGYEGGDLAVLNGTTHSLSTNSVGMHAWGIALNPATGVIYIAKPGDAEVAVLASASAAPTMIPTGVISCAVAINARTNTVFVVNYGDNSVTVIDGAKGRAIGRVPVGKRPQAIVVDSDNNLAYVANTQENSVTVIDGANNTVLATLDAGKAPYALAINPSAGRLHVANLDKNSFTIIDVSKIRQPQN; this comes from the coding sequence ATGAAGTATCTCACCAATTTGGAAGTCTGCAAAGACTGCATGAGGCTGTCCTTTGGGTTGCGCAGTCTAATCCTCCCCCTCCTTGCCTTGGTCGTACTGATGAACTGGGGACTACTGGCGCTGAGTCAGCACCGCGCCAATCCGGAGGTGCCGATCGTCGGTCTTATCAATCCTCAGGCGACGGTCTTCAACGCGGTGACCGGAAAAGTGTATACCGTGGACCAGGACGCGGGCGAGATTCTGATCAGCAATGATGCCGCCAATTCAACCATTCGTGTCAAAGTGGGTGTTGGTCCGGTTTCCGTTGCCGTCGATTCCCAGAATGGCCGAGCCTATGTGGCTAACGCGGATGGGGGGACAGTGAGTGTGATTGACGGAAGAACCGATATCGTTCTTGCAACAGTTCAAGTTGGGAGCCATCCGTATTCGATCGCGTGCGATTCCGTGGGGCAACGGGTTTACGTCTCTCGAACTTATAGCGACCACCTGATGGTGATCGATGAAGCTACCAATCAAGTCACGAGCATCAAGACTGGCTCGGCAGATCTGATTGCAGTTGACCCTCGGACGGAGACCACATATCTCCTGGGATATGAGGGCGGAGATCTTGCCGTCCTGAATGGAACGACTCATTCTTTGTCTACTAACTCGGTAGGAATGCATGCATGGGGTATCGCACTCAACCCAGCGACTGGCGTGATCTACATCGCCAAGCCTGGAGACGCGGAAGTTGCCGTGCTCGCGTCTGCCTCTGCCGCACCGACAATGATCCCGACGGGCGTCATTTCTTGCGCTGTCGCGATCAATGCGCGCACGAATACCGTCTTCGTCGTCAACTATGGTGATAACAGCGTTACGGTAATCGACGGTGCGAAAGGCCGCGCAATTGGCCGGGTGCCCGTGGGGAAACGTCCTCAGGCAATCGTGGTGGATTCCGATAACAATCTTGCCTACGTTGCCAACACCCAGGAGAACTCGGTGACGGTGATCGATGGAGCAAACAACACAGTCCTTGCAACGCTGGACGCCGGGAAGGCGCCTTATGCATTGGCAATCAATCCGTCAGCGGGCAGACTGCATGTTGCTAATCTAGATAAGAATTCGTTCACGATCATCGACGTAAGCAAGATCCGTCAGCCACAGAACTAG
- a CDS encoding ThuA domain-containing protein, with protein sequence MTKKIRLQLPICFGMLFLMACIASTTGYCQRPHFNVLAFYSTNVEKDHVMFAEEAMQFYSKLAKSDGFDFATTTNWDDLNSIRLKNVQIVLWLDDFPHTATQRAAFEQYMSHGGGWLGFHIAAYNDEGTHWPWFVDFLGGTVFYGNNWPPLPAILDVDDPSSPVTSRLPAQFTSPANEWYIWRPSPRLNKDIKILLTLDKSNYPLGLKDTIRSGDLPVVWTNTKYRMIYMNMGHGDKIFTDQHQNLLFEDALLWLGSQR encoded by the coding sequence ATGACAAAGAAGATCAGACTTCAGCTCCCTATCTGCTTCGGAATGTTGTTTCTAATGGCTTGCATCGCTTCGACAACAGGGTATTGCCAGCGCCCGCATTTCAATGTTCTCGCCTTTTACTCAACCAACGTCGAGAAGGACCATGTGATGTTCGCCGAAGAGGCGATGCAGTTCTACTCGAAGCTGGCGAAGAGCGATGGATTTGACTTTGCCACCACGACAAACTGGGATGATCTCAATTCGATCCGATTGAAGAATGTTCAAATCGTTCTCTGGCTCGACGACTTTCCGCATACAGCAACACAACGTGCAGCATTCGAACAATACATGAGCCATGGCGGAGGTTGGCTGGGATTTCATATAGCTGCCTACAACGATGAGGGAACGCACTGGCCATGGTTTGTCGACTTCCTGGGGGGAACGGTGTTTTATGGGAACAACTGGCCGCCTCTTCCTGCCATTCTCGATGTGGACGATCCATCAAGCCCGGTCACAAGCCGGTTGCCTGCGCAATTCACTTCACCGGCCAACGAGTGGTACATCTGGCGGCCAAGCCCGCGTCTGAACAAGGACATAAAGATCCTGCTCACGCTCGATAAATCGAACTATCCTCTCGGTCTCAAGGATACGATTAGGAGCGGCGATCTACCTGTTGTATGGACCAATACAAAGTACCGCATGATCTACATGAACATGGGCCACGGAGACAAAATCTTCACCGATCAGCATCAGAACCTGTTGTTTGAAGATGCACTCCTATGGTTGGGCTCGCAACGCTAA
- a CDS encoding ThuA domain-containing protein produces the protein MSDSRGYRILHISSVGIFILSAIFLLPSMAGLGQSSKPRFRVVAIAEAGGIHKPFVDAAKLWLAQEAATDGFSIDYIENTDKIDKEFLSHYQLFLQLNYPPYAWKPTAMEAFRDYIEQGRGGWIGFHHATLLGEFDGYPMWPWFSGFMGGIRFTQYISTFASGKVIVEDQMHPVMKGLGSSFEINDEEWYTYDKSPRPNVHVLARVDENTYTPNSAIKMGDHPVVWTNEHMKARNVYIFMGHRPEHFKNPAFTTLFHNSILWAAGQ, from the coding sequence TTGTCAGATTCGCGCGGATATCGCATTCTCCACATTAGCTCCGTTGGGATATTCATTCTAAGCGCAATCTTCCTCCTGCCTTCCATGGCTGGTTTGGGCCAATCGTCAAAACCAAGATTTCGAGTAGTTGCTATCGCCGAAGCCGGAGGAATTCACAAGCCCTTCGTGGACGCCGCAAAGCTGTGGCTCGCCCAGGAAGCGGCAACGGACGGATTCTCCATCGACTACATAGAAAACACCGATAAGATTGATAAGGAGTTTCTGTCTCACTATCAATTGTTCCTTCAGTTGAACTATCCTCCTTACGCCTGGAAGCCGACGGCAATGGAGGCATTTCGAGATTACATCGAGCAGGGACGCGGCGGTTGGATCGGTTTTCACCATGCCACTTTGCTTGGAGAATTCGACGGCTACCCGATGTGGCCCTGGTTCTCAGGCTTCATGGGTGGCATCCGATTCACACAATACATCTCCACCTTTGCTTCGGGTAAAGTGATCGTGGAAGACCAGATGCATCCTGTGATGAAAGGCCTCGGCAGCAGTTTTGAAATCAACGATGAGGAGTGGTACACCTACGACAAATCTCCGCGGCCGAATGTTCACGTGCTCGCGAGAGTGGATGAGAACACCTACACTCCCAACTCCGCGATCAAGATGGGGGACCACCCAGTAGTGTGGACGAACGAACACATGAAAGCCAGAAACGTCTATATCTTCATGGGGCATCGCCCTGAACACTTCAAGAATCCAGCTTTCACCACTCTCTTTCACAACTCCATTCTCTGGGCGGCCGGGCAATGA